The following DNA comes from Epinephelus moara isolate mb chromosome 2, YSFRI_EMoa_1.0, whole genome shotgun sequence.
GAGGGGAGGTATCCCATCTATATCATTTCTGTCTTTTGGACCCTTAATGCATTAAATATTccaaaataataaacagcagtATTTTGATTTTACCTGAGAAATCATCAAATGCAGTGGGGACGTATTTGGTTGGGTAGCCATTCGTTGTGTAGCTGACCACCAGACTGGTTTTGCCCACCGCTCCGTCGCCGAGCAGTACGCACTTCAGCAGCCGCTCCTGCGCCTGTCCTGGCCGGATTTGTTTGGGATTGTGCGGGGGCACCGGAGGGGCCATGGTCCGTCCGTAATCCATGGTGACTGGAGGTAACATTCAATTGGCCAGCACTTCACCTTGCTCTCCTCGTCGGGCAGATGAGGCACCCACCATGAGAACAGGAATCCTTCTCTACTACGGGTTTGTCAGTTGCTTGTAATCGCGAGCGGGACTCGTGCGTAAAACCTCGCCTCCTGTCTTGCGCGCTGCCAAATCCACTGTGTCAGGTCAGCATCAGGACTACAGCCTGCAGTTTTACAATCCGAGGGCGGGTCTAAGGCATTATATTTTCAGATTGATTTGACTAATCCCACCCACTTCTCCTCCCAGCAGCAGAGAAGGCTGAACAGACAGGTTGAGGTTGAGAAGTCTGAATACAGTTTTCCTATTCTTTGAAAAATGAATCTACCGGAAAAAaggatttaattaaaaaaacactccaaatttactctgttttatttttcttactttaaTCAGCTACTCTATATTTCACAGCACAACCAACTCTGTCATTTTCAAGGTCCAACTAACTATGAAGTTGCCATGAACTCACTGAGGTTGAACCTGTGCAGGCATGTTCAGACTTGTCCCCACCAGAAGGCAGAGGCCAACCTTGATGTCCATTTTGAACATGACACATAAAGGTCTGAAATTTCAAACCCACTCAGAGTCACCACCTGACCTACTTTATTCATTTGTAGCCAGTTGAAACTACAGGGAGCAACCAGTGGACTCAGACTGTGGTAACTGCAGAATGCACAACTCAAAGCCAAAATATAGTTCACCCAGGGGATatctgaaaaagaaacagacaaatTAAACGTAAACTCAAGTGATGTCTTGGCTTGTGTCGCCTCCTTGTGGTTGGgtgcagcagcaaacagaaacTGACATGTCTGAATACACACACGGTGAGTGGAGCACATCAAGGTGCTCTCAAGACAGTTTCACAAATTTCACAGGTAAATGCATATGCAGCaaaatcttaaagggacagttcaccctaaaatcaaaactacatatttttcctcttacctgtagtgctgttatCAGCGTagatggttttggtgtgagttgcagagtgttggagatatcagctgtagagatgtctgccttctcttggaTATAAAGGAACTTGATGGTACTCGGGTTGTGGTGCCACAGGGTCTGGATTTCTCCTCAcacattagttcaaggtccacacagtttaatacattcagcatcatgtttgcatttggccatgttgtcaagctaagttgctgtctctgtcaagtagttgTCCATTAGTCGCTCACTCTACATCAGGgcactgcacttcaaaataaaagctctgtgccgaaaaattcactgtatttgaaaataaaatgtgttttttacaacctTGACAAGTTTGTGAGTCACTTACAGTCCGTTCACATTGGAtttgcgacccacttttggaccgcgacccaccggTTGGGAACCGCTGATCTAAATTGGCAAATAGCActataggtaagaggaaaaatacatttgttttttttatttggggtgaactgtccctttaactgtacATCAGATATGCCCATGCAGGTATGATAAACATGAATTAAGAAACCCTGGATCAGAAACAAACACGGCACCAAGTTCCAGAAACATCCATAACCTGCATAATTTAGAAATTAGTAACTACGTAATGTACGTTTTCTggtctcactttttttttaagacctGCTGATGTCAAAGTCCCTTTACCTTTAATGCTGGGAATTCAACATTAATACGATAATATCCACTGTTTAGCTAACACAAAGTCTTCGTTTGTGTTGTGTCCAGTCTCTGACATAATACAAAGCTATCTAAAAAAGTCACAGCATAcacttgtgtttatttttcagagTGTTTATTTTTCCAATGTTGAAATCTAGTTATTTTCAAGAATACAAAATAATCAGTGTACTACTATAATGCATGTAATGGCTGACTCTGActtctttttaaatgaactgaaaTTACTGACCTGTTTGTATTTATCCATCATTCATTCACACTATGAAAAGAAAAACCTAAACAACTGGTGGTCTAGACTCAGTGAGACAGTTCTACTAATCTACAAATTATTAGTGAGTTTGACGAGAGTAAcatcagttttgttttaatatagtttgaCAAGACAGACCTCAGAGaattaaccttttttttgtatatGCCACGATAAGGGAAGTTGTTTCACTGCTATTTCCAACTTTATTTGTATTAGTACAGAGAACTGCTACAGAaggcccgtgtgtgtgtgtgtgtgtgcgtgtgtgtgtgtgtgtgtgtgtatgcaactACTGCAGGTCCAACACTAAGCAGCACATGATACCCAAGGCTAGCAGGCCATCACGTTTGGGTTTAATGGATCATGTATCAACATAACAGCGCTTTCACTGCAGCACACAGGTAAATGATGCAATAATAAGGCAGAGGAACAGACACATCTTGGTGAGAGTCTTGAAAGCAACTGCTAAAGGGAAACGTGGAGCTGCAGCGTATCCTGAATAATTTTATTATTCCTAAAATGGATCTAGTTACAATTCTGTATAAGATACCTTGTCATGGTGCACGTCACACAAGTATTGTACACGTACAAAACACCATTCTCAGGAAGGCAATGGTGAGGTGATGAGAAGTGGTTGGTAATGGGAAGAGAGGTCGCTGGAAGCTGCTGTCAGCGGGTGTAAATACTGTGGATCAGATCATGCACTGTAACCTGCAGTTAGAAAGGCACCTGCTGTATTTCACTCCCACGTTTCTTCACAAGGCTGAAAATAATCACATTCCTCAGGGAGGATATCCATCTGAAATCTTGTATCATCAGTTCAACCAATCCTAACATTAACACTGATACCTTAAGTACTTGTGACGCACTGTCAGTGGGGGACTTCCTGTCGAGTGATTTCACTCTGTTTATGATACAACCTAATTGCTGAACTTAGCAGAAGAATCCATCCCTATCCCTCTGAATATATGTTACAACTTCCCAACTTCCCAGTGCAGTGAGCATGAGAAAACATGaccaggaaaataaataaataaaataatagtgtGAATGAATGTGAATGTTTGTGAGAAGAAacaaagttttggaaaataaaGAAGAAACGTGACTTTAATTGCTTGTAggtaacattttcatttcagcaaGCTGTATGTCAGGAAttacacgtgcacacacatacacatacacacacgcacaaacacactcatccttgcacacgcacacagagaaacagtcaTGAGGATGAATACGCAATCAGAAAAAGTACATGTGCTGACACATGCATCTTTAATTGCCAGTTTGATGCTGCCATGAGTAATGGTGACCCCTGTTTTTACCTCAACAACTGACCTCCCTCTTCTCAGGCGAGTAGCTGTCGGTGTGGGAACTTCCCACTCCTGGTCTTAGTACCTCATTTGGACTACATCTCTCAACAATCTAAGACACTTCTTGAGTCATTGGTACATATTAAAAACAGTGAGTACTTCCAAGGATGGTCACATACGACAAGCTGTGTCACTGAATCTTTCCGCCTCTGACATCAGCAGCAAGAGTCTCATCCAGGATTCATACACCTTGATTTCACCTTAAGTTTTAACCCCATCCCCAACCTCCAATCCCCATAACGTAGATACAGTAAGAGTATAAAGTACCATGCGTGATCCTCGTCATTGTCCGTTTAAGTAACCACCCTTCCCTTCCCCAGTCTCTGGAGCTCCGTTCTCTGGAGCTGTGAGCACAGACTGCTGGGTAAGACATCTGAGTGACAGCCTGCAACTCTGGGAGCTTTTCTTTAAGTCCTTGTCCATCAGTGTTTACTGGGTTTTGGGTTTGGCGCCACCAGGAGTTGGGTCAGGAGGAGGGCCACCACCATGGGCAAGTCTTTGAAAGCTGTGGAAGAGAAATATAACAGAAGGTAAGACTTACACAGGTGAACAAATTTAGGGTCTGTAGTACCTACATTGTGACTCCAAGTACTTATAGCCCTGTTTACACCGAGCAgtatggtacagttcagtttggcacactttttttccatttccacttttaaaagttgtggatggtaccaatggaaccgttccatacgtccccatttttggtcccccctctgttggggtacctagcacacagatctggtactaaaaggtggagctgtgaacactgcagtctgttgattggtcagtagaaaccccacccacatttaagggtactgtttgcagtggaaatgctggggtctaggtaccatgtctgaagggttacttttggttccaaaggtactatactgaaagtgtttggtggaaacagggcttgtGTGTACATCAATTTCATTAACAGTACACTTAACCCACATGTATCTTAATCCTGGACAGAACCTTAAAGATATATTATGCAGCATTTTCTTAGAAAACAATGTATAGATTAGACTCATACAGTaattcctctcaatcatcacttatgaacCATCAAAAGTGGgtggcggtgtatttttctgcagagactctgccctctgcctgtatttttttattgtctgtgttcaggatgtttatgGACATGTtcccccacagcactcaggtgaggttggggctttataaaagacacagagatgaaaaaatacaaatatagtcAGGTAAAACACAGAATGAGAGTGAATCCGGGGTTGCCTTTttcctttcactttcactggcaagAGTTTTTATAAACCataactgacaatcctgcataataAACCTTTAACATCAGTCAAGCAGTCAAGCAGTAACTGCTTCAGTAGCAAAATACCAGTGTTGATGGCAACATTTTGCCAGAAGGTGGCACCATACTCACGTGTCCTTGACGTTGTCAATGTTGGCCTGGATTTTTGCAATGAACGCTACCACCTGCTCCTgttaaataacagaaacacagagaaatgcatGTTTAGATATGAAATAAAGTGACAGACAGTATAAAGAATTAATTAAGTGTTATTACCTGGCGTTGTCTGTAGAAAAGTGGCAGAGAAAAGAGAGCGATCACACCTGGAGAGGGAAGAAGACAAAAGCAGAGTAGTTAACACAGCAGTCATATAGCCTGTTAATAGATTCTAAATTTCAAATGGTGATATCTGTGTCTTACTGATGATGAGCAGAGTAAGGCCATTGCACAGCTCTCCCAGGTACGTCACAAGGTACATCAGAACCAGGAACTACAATCAGGAGAAAGGTAAATTAGTTTAAATCCCATTCATGACAGTAAATCATGCTTCAGTACGGCATAATTCCCTGCAGAAGGATCCATACTGACATCATTTTCTCCCTGATGAAGAAATGAAAGAGCTCCAAGTATGGGACTCCCAATATGGGTCTCTGTGTGTCCCCTTATATCTCACAGTGTCACAGCACTGTGTATGGGATCCAGTGCTGCCCTGATATGGGACACCCCTGTCTCAGATGGAAAGGGAATCCAGCTTAACCCAGGGCGTCTCTGCGTACCTCCTCCTGTGTGTCATGTCACATACCGGCCAGGTCAGGGTTGAGACTGGTAGGTGCAGGGACTTAGGGGGCTCAGTCAGCTCACACTGACTCAACATTTACTGCAAATGTGTAAAGTCTGTCTggtcacaaactgctgctgttaaTTACTGAAATGACATAATGATGTCGGGGACCATTTCAACTGGTTGCTGACATTTGATGTGCTATAATTTATATGGACATTTCATACTTAACATACTGTAACAATGATGTGCAGTGAATGCTGTGTCAGTAGCACCTGTCCTAATTTGTCACGTCACATTAAgtaatttgttattttttaatttattatggaAGGTTTCTTTGCAGGTTTTCCTGTAAGATTTTTACCACTCACACTGTCAACTgagaaagtatttttttttataattatcaACAGGAGTAAACCTTCAAATATTTCTATAGTGACTGCAGTGTATGTACTTGGCATCATTGTATACGTTCTATGGGGTTTGCATTTAACGCTTTTGTTCAATTTGACGTTAGGTTTGTTGACTTCAATATGTAGACATGTAGAACCACAGATGGAACAAGCTATACTATGATCACTAGCTGCCGTGCTTTAACTTGAAGGGCCCTGTCTTTACACCAGATGCAaagtggtgcacagtgcagcacAACTGTCACTGCTAGTTTCAGACTGACACAGTCGTCTCTTTCACAGCCAGCGCCCACGAGTTTAAGTAGCAAATGTACTTGCGCCCATCTGTGTGCCATGGGCATAAGGGCTTAAAGGTCCAATGCGTAGGATCTAGGCGGACAGATTGGtaggaatggaatataatacccataattatgttttcatcagtgtataATCATGAAGaatcgtgtttttgttaccatagaatgagctgtttatatctacatatggagtggGTCCTCCTCCATGgggtccgccatgttgtttctacagtagcccagaacggacaaaccaaacactggctctagacagggccatttgcCAATGATTGGCTGAATTCATGTTAAGTTTAAAACACCcctatgattaattaagggactaaatacaacccctttgccccttgTGCCATACTTTGCACCTAAATTATGTGCCATTAAACTAGCAAAAGTGGACGCACAAACTCACTCGCATCATACACTCTAGACCATCTATTATAGATCATTTGAATAGGGCCCTAAGTCATCTAAGCACACTTTAAAGATTTGCAACGAAACAAAGTAAAAAGCCGAGAATGTATAAAGACTGTGGCAACATACTTCAGGTGATGACAAGCGATACTGACAGATTTGTTTACATGTAGAGTTGATAAAGTCAATGCTTTGGCTCTGCCAGCGAGAGAGGCATAGCCTACCCAGAGGCCGTTAAAAAGCACAGATGAGAAAGGCAAGGCAGACTGCTTCTTTTTTATGCTGTTAGTACcaattcaaattaatttaaaaggaTTTTTCCAAAGGGACCGATTGCTTTCCACATGATTACCAAAAATATGTCATTGGGGCTGACAGTTGCCGTCAGTGATATTGCCCTAATTTAGGAGCGGTCTTCAGCTCTGAGCTGGCATAATGAGAGAGACGGTTGGCATGGTAATGCCGTCATCTCCAGTGATGGAGGGTGCTTGGGATGATGAAAAATAATGGAGAAAAAATGAAAGAACGTAGAGTCAGACTGACCTGTCTGGGTTAATGAGGAGGAGAGGTTCAAACAGGGGGAGACATATCTTTGAGGACAGGTTATTAGGAGTTTTAATGAGAGTCTGAacattctgcacacacacacacacgcacacacacacacacacacacacacacacacacacacacaagactaaCTTAATATACCAGCTAAACTCACCTTGATGGACTCAACGAGGTTTCTAACAAAAAAGAGTCCCTTCAGAGAGTCGAGAGCAGACAGAACCATGACGATGGCTTTCTGCATATAACCATCAGCCTCCTCTCCACTGAAACTGATGTCCAGGCCCAGGTATGACCTGAGAGACAATGAGACAACAACAGAAGATATGAGATGCATTataaaggaggctgaaaatcatTACTGACGTACtgatgacaaacagaaacatcatCCATCCTGTGCTTCATGTTCTTTGGCTGCAATCCTTCAAGCCCACATATAAATATCCCCCTGTCAAAGCTTTTCAATTTGCTGTGTCACCACTCACCATTGAgctttaataattaatataatcTATGCAGCTGTCACATCATACCTAGGAAGGGGTGTCACTGATCCATAATTGGTGAAAGTGCTTATGTTGGCTATTTATCACAGAAAACTATACAGAAAACTGTTATTATTCACCACTTTCCATGCCTATAGAAAAAGATTCTGTTGCACTGGAAATCTCCTAAGCTACAGAACATGTCTTGATGGATGAGTGATGCTCCACTTAAGTCTTGAAAAGATTAAATACACACTTAGGACATCCAGGGATTATTTTACTCCACCTGGAACAGTGTTATGTCTTACCTCAACGAAACTAAAATCCCTTCCTGATGACCTATGAGTGTGAAACGCTCAGTGATGGCATGCGGTGACACACAATCTTGTCATAAATTTTTCACTTATTATCTCTGACACCTAATGCAGGACATAACTCTCCAGCTTTCATGTTCTTTTTGTTAAATTACTTGCTATttctattatcattattgttgttcTTATTTAtctaattacatttattttggtttggGATACCCTGGGATTAGGCGGGATGGGATGGATTGTATCTATTGTCTCTGAAAAATTATATATGACTGTCATTTATACTTTAGTTTTGATAAAAAGGTTAAAAATGCAGTAAAACACATATTTGCATAAGAGCACACAATGACACAGCATGTTGCTTTTTACTACAAGCCTGATTTAACTACCTGAACCTGGTATCCCACCATTTAATAACCATAACTGGAGCTactaaatatttatttactgGGTGTAAGCACAGTATTTTATAGGTGAATTTTAGAATGCAGGAAGTCTGCTTCAtccaagaaagaaaataaaaatttgagAGGATAGGCTCGGGGCCAAATCAACTCAGGCGCTTGTTTTGGAAAACACTCATGCACTGTGACTGAATGGGGTtaatccgcctctgtgtgttgtgtaatttctcttttctctgtcttgACCACTCTCTTTATTCTTTTTGGAGAAGCTGGATGAAATGTCCACTGAccttaaagaataaataaaagcataGCATCTTACTTGAAGGGGTGCTCTCCGTCACCCCAGTTCAGGATGTAGAGGACTTGGTAGTAGATGCGCACAGAGATGGTGAAGCACATGACAGCCAGTGAGACTGTGGAGATGACGGTGATGATGCTGAGCTGGAACAGGGACAGCAGGCCGACCACTAAGCCCGTTAGGATCATGCCTGTTCGCTCTGTGTCCTTCCAGTAGATCAGGTCCATTACTGAAAAACAAGAGGAGCGGAGGATGTTAAAGGAAggggaagagaagagaaaggtTATGACAGGAAGGTGAAGAGGGTGATGTGATATAAACAATGTACAGGTAGCTGTTGAGACAGAATACACTGATAGAATAGACTGATTAAATTTATAGAAACATATTTACATGGCTGGTTTGTACAATTCAAACAGATATTTTCTAGCTGCACACAGCTGACATCATTGTGAGTTACTGCTTCCTTCCTGGTTTTAACAGAGCAGCTGACAGCAACATCAATCATCTTCCAGCCCTtagacatgttttcatttttcagggGCCTACTGAGAGTAAAAGTGTCAGGAAGATGCAATCGTTCTGACACAGGGATaggaggggaggaagtggaagagAGGCTAGAGAAGTGGACAGGACGGGGGCCATGAAGCAGAAAAGGATTTCCAGCCTCCAGCatgagaggacacacacagcagcttcgAGGACACATCAGGCTCCGGCTCCTGCTCCGGCTAAATTTAGCCCTCAGATGAAAGAGGGAAGCGAGTGCTCGAGGAGAATTTAAATGCAGCCTTTCACAGCACCTGCTGACAGACATCAGGCAGTCAGCAGCCCCCTTGTCCACACCCTGTTGGTGTCCCGCTTTGTCACCCAGCAACAGCTGCCCTGGATACTGTGGCGTCTGTAGAGTCATGACAACTTCAGTATGTACAGTGGAATACGTGATTTCAAACAACACGTTTCTCTTTACATAACTTTACCTTTATGTGTGATGCGTCACAAAAGTGTGTCAGTGATGTGTAATTACAGGGTTGGTGTTATGGTGCAGCAGCGCTGTCAGACAGGCACGACTCTTTGTGCCTGTCATTCAGTGAAACGCTAAGCCTCAGCATTAGAATAAAGGGAAGCCTCTTTGAATAGAGTGCACTGACAGCAGGTGGGTTATTTATAAGCATCACTGCACAATATTAATACCCATGATGCTCCTGGAACACACCTGtccaacatgtttgtttgtgtcgcTGTCATTCTGGGACAGAGCTGCTCAGCACAGACAGTGACTAATTAAATAAGAACAACAGAAAGAAACTCATACCGGAGTACTGAAAGCTTCTGAAGACAATGTCTATAGAAAGCACCTATGCATCCGCACTACAGGAGGCATGACATTCTCATTATGATGGGTTGCCGTTTAACGAGCTGTACATCTACATAGGGAACAGAACCTCGTCCATGTCTGTCATGATGCACTGTCATGTTTCAACAggagcccagaacagacaaaccaaacactggctctagaaagggaTATCTGCGGTTTCGCAGTAgtcactgtagttagcagcctctcTGCAGCATACAGGGTCAGAAAAGAGATTTTTTtagtgtgaaactgctttattggtttaaatgactgggtcagtttgttttggagaggaggaaacctcctgaacatttggatcttaagttatcagagaaaaaagttaaacacacattagctggtgctgggctagcagcctgtctcgGTGAGCCAATGAGCATCAGAGAAAgattgatttgtaatgtgaaactgctttattccggattttttttttactggttttaatcacctggaccgtttttgttttggagaggagaagaacTCTGTGGATAATTACTTATCTCCTGAAaagaaacctcctgaacaaagaccactgaaggaatcctaagcAGAAGTTcgtgcttggcacatgggagaagtttcagctggttgtaatatatagtcctcaccactagatgccagtAAACTGCTTCTTTAAGGCACATTTATgctaaacacagacacaggacGGAGCCTTTTGTCCTCTGTTACTCAATATTTGTGGATGTCTTCTGAAAGCTAACGTATAGGGACAGAGCGTAGCATGCTTTAGGCAAAACATGACCGAAGGATACaacaaagatatttaaaaagTGGCGGTATGAAACAAATCAGTAATATTTCCGATACAGTGTGTTGCAATATATTTAATGGCCTCAAAGACCACCACCGTCTACAACACATTGATGTTgttaaaaggtacattattacgACATCCTCCACCATCGCCACGTTTGTTATTgtcagaaacttttgactccgccctctagtgCTATCTAGTGGATGcatctatgccaacataaaggatgcATGGGTATGTGGGTGGTGACAATCACAAGGTTTGTAACAAATGTATCTTTTTCTGtacataaagggagtataaatgagccgtTGGGGGGACTTAAAGCTTCCTTATTCTTTATACCGCCACTATTAATTCACCCCAACTAAGCCTGTTGTACCAGCATTAATATACTTCAAGTGGACTTCATGTGCAGCTGTAGAGTCAGCAGCTGCGATGACTCAGTAATCGATGAGTAGTAATTACCTCCAATCAGATGGGACATTATTTGAACCACAATCATGCAACCCAAACCAGCAGAATTTATCTTTGTGTACTTATCCTAAGGGACCCTTATTATATAAATAAGCATAAAAGGAAATCAATCAATTAACCAACTAGAGCAGAAATCACATGGCTCACGTATACTTAATGTCAACGCAGCCTGACGTCATCTCATTTCAACATCCACATCCTTTGTATTTGACCCAGTTCGTGCCACCTAAACCACATGTGTCCAGGAAATCTCACACTGTAGTACTACACACTGAAGTGTCTCTGCTCATGCCAGCTCCTCACCCTAAAGCGGAAACACTAAAATGTAAGAGTACCCAGCTGGCAAATTAACTTATCTGCCAAAAGCATACCACAACAGGACAGTTTACACTAATTTGAATGGTGACTGCTAATTTAAATGACGGCTACTGATATGGAGACTACCCTGCTACATCTGAACAGCTCATCAGTGAAAAGCCAAGCACACCTCCAGAGACTCTGCTTGTAAAATGATCAAAGAGAAGCAAGAAATCCGCTCAAATCCCACCTTCAGTCCCGTGATGGTCCAGCCTCTCACcactacaccacagtcacagACAATCCAATACTAAAGACTAGAAAAGGTTTCTACCCCTTCACAATTGAGACTATTGCTATCCTCTGCCTTCCCTCTGAAAGGAAACACTATCTACAGCAGATACCTGTCAGCTGACACTGTAAGCAAAATCATCATCTAGGATCTCAAATTATCTTCATTTCGCTTCGAGCCTGTGTTCTCACCTTTACTGGCCATGTTGGCTGCCGCTCCAGTGCTTCTCTCACACCCTCTGTCCCTCACTGTGTCCCCCTCGCTCCTCTGAGCTGTTTTTGGCCACCCCCTGCTCGCTCAGCAGTCCAAAGGCCTGGCAGCccaaaaataatcttgttcaCAGCACCGCCCACCTCCCATCAAGACTCCAAGAGCTTCGCACAGAAAGAGATGATTCACGGCAATCACACGATACTCTCAAAATCACTGGATCTTCCTCCTTAGTGCAAAAGTTCACTCTGAAGCAGAAGGAATTTAAGGTATTCACTTGATCCCAGATAAAATTATATCGAGTTGTGTTCATACTCATGTGTCATCTAACACCTGTAACACGAGAACCAGGgtttattttctgttatgtCACCAAGCCAGACCTTTCTGTGCCGCCACTATAGATAACAAATAGACGCAATGATTTTCTGGGGATGAATTCACTCCATAGGTGAGAATTGTAAATGtggttaaaaacaaatcttGTTTGATTGTAAAATCTCTGAGGAGAAGGTCAGTATGCCTGGTGACAAACTGCCTGATAATCTGACAGAATTTCACGTCAGTGTGTGATTCATCTATTTGAGATGCGGAGTGATTCAGCAGTCTGATTTGGACAAGACTCATGCTGCGTTCACACGGAATCAGA
Coding sequences within:
- the rtn2a gene encoding reticulon-2a isoform X4, producing the protein MDLIYWKDTERTGMILTGLVVGLLSLFQLSIITVISTVSLAVMCFTISVRIYYQVLYILNWGDGEHPFKSYLGLDISFSGEEADGYMQKAIVMVLSALDSLKGLFFVRNLVESIKFLVLMYLVTYLGELCNGLTLLIISVIALFSLPLFYRQRQEQVVAFIAKIQANIDNVKDTFQRLAHGGGPPPDPTPGGAKPKTQ
- the rtn2a gene encoding reticulon-2a isoform X3, with protein sequence MASKVMDLIYWKDTERTGMILTGLVVGLLSLFQLSIITVISTVSLAVMCFTISVRIYYQVLYILNWGDGEHPFKSYLGLDISFSGEEADGYMQKAIVMVLSALDSLKGLFFVRNLVESIKFLVLMYLVTYLGELCNGLTLLIISVIALFSLPLFYRQRQEQVVAFIAKIQANIDNVKDTFQRLAHGGGPPPDPTPGGAKPKTQ